In one Solanum lycopersicum chromosome 11, SLM_r2.1 genomic region, the following are encoded:
- the LOC101265893 gene encoding uncharacterized protein translates to MVLPLCIPNHSHFISPLSSVEFSPPPPQRRRARPRFTTVLSVLKTSRPVSEVTVDDALRDFLRDRELKGDVISRISDRIWLRNVAGFDSAEAGSGTSEATQSEEVSGEDNEGGFLKLKSTKEWLSGDATAPVNKKRTFKEIQDDRERTKRLNFLQYEALKRELLFLTVGIGTACTGYCLVVLSVQAALSYATGVVFSCLYYQLLCQHADNLSQETVPDIFTKKKLKKIGIRSEDLQDFFEKSVKGSSIALSSPRLVIPAAIYGLWELSQHFAHDLFDFQLVPAMVGLFVYKAACLVQVYRDNEDLQFLFPGNEEGSGD, encoded by the exons ATGGTGCTGCCATTGTGTATTCCCAATCACTCTCACTTCATCTCTCCTTTAAGCTCAGTCGAATTCTCTCCTCCGCCACCGCAGCGGCGCCGTGCACGGCCCAGATTCACGACTGTACTATCCGTACTCAAAACCTCTCGACCCG TGAGTGAAGTCACAGTGGATGACGCTCTACGAGATTTCTTGAGGGATAGAGAGTTAAAGGGGGATGTTATCTCGAGAATTTCTGATAGAATCTGGCTGAGGAACGTGGCTGGTTTTGATTCGGCAGAAGCTGGGAGTGGGACAAGTGAGGCTACTCAATCGGAGGAG GTATCAGGGGAAGATAATGAAGGTGggtttttgaagttgaaaagtACCAAAGAGTGGCTTTCAGGTGACGCCACGGCGCCAGTTAATAAAAAGAGGACATTTAAG GAAATACAAGATGACAGGGAAAGAACGAAAAGGCTAAACTTTCTCCAATATGAAGCT CTTAAGAGGGAGCTACTTTTCTTAACGGTGGGCATTGGGACTGCTTGCACTGGATACTGTTTGGTAGTTTTATCAGTCCAG GCTGCTCTGAGCTATGCGACAGGAGTTGTTTTCAG TTGCCTGTACTATCAGCTCCTCTGCCAACATGCAGACAACCTCTCACAAGAGACAGTTCCTGATATTTTCACGAAAAAGAAACTTAAGAA AATCGGAATACGAAGTGAAGATCTGCAGGATTTCTTTGAGAAATCTGTTAAAGGCAGCAGCATTGCTCTTTCATCTCCCAGGCTTGTGATTCCTGCTGCAATATATGGATTGTGGGAATTGTCTCAGCATTTCGCCCATGATCTATTTGATTTTCAG CTGGTTCCTGCCATGGTTGGGTTGTTTGTATATAAAGCAGCTTGCCTGGTGCAAGTCTACAGAGATAATGAAGACcttcaatttctttttcctGGGAATGAAGAAGGGTCCGGTGACTGA
- the LOC101265611 gene encoding uncharacterized protein, translating into MAVLSSKQVLKDNNTTDPSSITSLTLTHKALSDVSCLSEFENLQKLDLGFNNLTSLEGLKLCVNLKWLSVLQNKLQSLKGIEGLVKLTVLNAGKNKLKSMDEVSGLVNLRALILNDNDIVSICKLDKMKELNTLVLSRNPISGIGQSLAKINSITKLSLSNCQLQGVDSSLKSCTELKELRLAHNDIKTLPSELAFNVKLQNLDIGNNVIIKWSDLKVLSSLVNLKNLNLQGNPIAEKEDLAKKIKKQVPSLQILNAKPIEKAMKKEEGGRGDDENESGDLDIARVRDSKEERKLKKKKSNGPMEEGLDDHHEESTFLEKDKVKKSNKFSKNGKNVADIAETLRTYPDEHKESKLKNEKINEFDKASGRKRKELVQAGKTTNFDTEVPPIELDKGEERKHKKQKKSEALKEKTSNVEDKEPAKKSSKKAKQNKASAIDDGETPFADLFISDLSNPLTGNRKVSNHNTHQQNVDAAAGLATFPKKKKQKKNIVTGAAAVQFSSASDEIGLGGASTWDD; encoded by the exons ATGGCTGTGTTGAGCTCAAAGCAAGTGTTGAAAGACAACAACACTACTGACCCCAGCTCAATTACATCACTTACCCTCACTCACAAAGCTCTTTCTGAT GTATCCTGTTTGagtgaatttgaaaatttgcaGAAGCTTGATCTTGggtttaataatttaacttccttagag GGGTTGAAGTTATGTGTGAATTTGAAGTGGCTCTCTGTTCTGCAAAACAAACTTCAGAGCTTGAAAGGGATTGAAGGACTTGTCAAACTGACT GTTCTGAATGCCGGAAAAAACAAGCTCAAATCAATGGATGAGGTCAGTGGTCTTGTGAACTTGCGAGCACTGATTTTGAATG ACAATGACATTGTTTCGATTTGCAAGCTTGATAAAATGAAAGAGTTGAATACATTGG TTCTATCTAGAAATCCAATATCTGGAATTGGCCAGAGTCTAGCCAAAATCAACTCGATCACAAAA TTATCTCTCTCTAATTGCCAACTACAAGGTGTTGACTCTTCACTTAAATCCTGCACCGAGTTAAAGGAGCTACGACTTGCTCATAATGATATTAAG ACACTTCCTAGTGAGTTGGCTTTTAATGTAAAACTACAAAACTTAGACATCGGAAACAATGTGATCATTAAGTGGTCAGACCTGAAG GTGCTGTCTTCATTAGTTAACTTGAAAAACTTAAACCTGCAAGGAAACCCCATTGCTGAAAAGGAAGATTTGGCTAAAAAG ATCAAAAAACAAGTACCGAGCTTGCAGATTCTCAATGCTAAACCTATTGAAAAGGCCATGAAAAAGGAAGAGGGTGGCAGAGGCGATGATGAAAATGAAAGTGGTGATCTTGATATTGCCAGGGTTCGCGATAGCAAGGAAGAAAGGAagcttaaaaagaaaaagagcaaTGGACCAATGGAGGAAGGGCTAGATGATCACCATGAAGAGAGTACTTTCCTGGAGAAAGACAAAGTGAAGAAGTCTAACAAGTTTTCGAAGAATGGCAAGAATGTTGCTGATATCGCAGAAACTCTGCGAACATATCCTGATGAACATAAGGAATCAAAGCTCAAAAACGAAAAGATTAATGAATTTGATAAAGCTTCTGGCCGTAAGAGGAAGGAATTGGTACAAGCAGGAAAAACAACCAATTTTGACACGGAGGTTCCACCCATTGAGCTTGACAAAGGAGAGGAGCGAAAGCACAAAAAACAGAAGAAGAGCGAAGCATTGAAGGAGAAAACTTCAAATGTTGAGGATAAGGAACCAGCCAAAAAGTCTAGTAAGAAGGCTAAACAAAATAAAGCAAGTGCCATTGATGATGGAGAAACTCCTTTCGCGGACCTTTTTATCTCCGACTTATCAAACCCATTGACAGGCAACCGGAAGGTCAGTAATCACAACACACACCAACAAAATGTTGATGCAGCTGCAGGTTTGGCTACATTTCCGAAAAAGAAAAAGCAGAAGAAGAATATTGTAACTGGTGCTGCTGCTGTTCAATTTTCATCAGCAAGCGATGAAATTGGATTGGGTGGTGCATCAACATGGGATGACTAG
- the LOC101266189 gene encoding F-box protein At2g27310, which translates to MSSCSTTTTMAEDDGGRTAITAVHSDIIQTLILTKLDGPTLISASFASSQLQNLCSDEELWRKICNSYWPSTSDPLIRNTVGTFPAGHRSLFSDSFPSITHNKPKPITGNNSNQYFPSPELISAVDVHFEGNLLYSKVLTNETESGWFMSSPFRIELLGHKEFVPTPVKFDGEDGNCKLELQRMKLSWILIDPSRNRAVNVSSLNPVSVQRHWLTGELKVRYSTVMGSGAGEGLVQCGIVVTCEGKEGGELHVREVSMQIEDMDGKVLCGKDSLVILQEVIEGGRKKRKENEEKENYENFLELKKKWKENKQKKEKKMDMMCIASGITILISFWTLIVFGSRSNGSYFS; encoded by the coding sequence ATGTCATCTTGTTCCACCACCACCACTATGGCGGAGGACGACGGCGGAAGGACGGCGATCACTGCCGTCCATTCCGACATCATACAAACCTTAATTTTAACGAAACTCGACGGCCCAACTCTAATCTCCGCCAGTTTCGCTTCTTCACAGCTGCAAAATCTTTGCTCCGACGAAGAACTCTGGCGAAAAATTTGTAATTCTTATTGGCCTTCTACTTCCGACCCACTTATCAGAAACACCGTTGGAACGTTCCCCGCCGGTCACCGTTCACTTTTTTCCGATTCCTTTCCGTCTATAACCCACAACAAGCCAAAGCCCATTACCGGAAACAACTCAAATCAGTATTTTCCGTCGCCGGAGTTGATATCGGCGGTGGATGTTCACTTTGAGGGGAACTTATTGTACTCGAAAGTGTTGACTAACGAAACGGAGAGTGGGTGGTTCATGAGTTCGCCGTTCAGAATTGAGTTATTGGGTCATAAAGAATTTGTTCCGACGCCGGTAAAATTCGACGGCGAGGATGGAAATTGTAAATTGGAGCTACAGAGGATGAAATTGAGCTGGATTTTAATTGACCCATCGAGGAATAGAGCAGTGAATGTTTCGAGTTTGAACCCGGTATCGGTCCAACGACACTGGTTAACCGGAGAATTGAAAGTTCGGTATTCGACGGTGATGGGTTCCGGCGCCGGCGAAGGGTTGGTTCAGTGCGGGATAGTTGTCACGTGCGAAGGTAAAGAAGGAGGCGAATTACACGTGCGAGAAGTAAGCATGCAAATAGAGGATATGGATGGAAAAGTATTGTGTGGGAAGGATAGTTTGGTCATTTTACAAGAAGTTATTGAaggaggaagaaaaaaaagaaaagaaaatgaagaaaaagaaaattatgagaattttttagaattaaagaaaaaatggaaggaaaataaacaaaaaaaagaaaaaaaaatggatatgATGTGTATAGCAAGTGgaattacaattttaatttctttttggaCTTTAATTGTATTTGGTTCAAGAAGTAATGgtagttattttagttag